A window from Natronorubrum aibiense encodes these proteins:
- a CDS encoding helix-turn-helix domain-containing protein, which translates to MSVVAEFTVDADQFQLGNTLSGVPGITFELERCVPTGDLALPFLWATTEEDLDEVVETFETQLLDSQYVKKILALDKIKNGIFYRISWTDPTEDLLDAIITSDATILQARSEQGTRWEFSVRFVDHDKLALFQNTLADHEVRIHIDRIYTFAEETDHRRQFDLSFEQREALVLAVQRGYFATPSKVSLDELADELGITKQAVSARIRRANEKVLETTLLSSAVAERGGD; encoded by the coding sequence ATGAGTGTCGTCGCCGAATTCACTGTCGATGCAGACCAGTTTCAACTCGGTAACACCCTCTCGGGCGTACCGGGTATCACCTTTGAACTTGAACGGTGTGTCCCAACAGGAGACCTTGCTCTCCCGTTCCTGTGGGCTACCACAGAAGAAGACCTCGACGAGGTGGTGGAAACGTTTGAAACGCAACTCCTCGACAGTCAGTATGTCAAGAAAATTCTGGCTCTCGATAAGATAAAAAACGGAATATTCTACCGAATCTCGTGGACAGATCCTACAGAGGATCTCCTCGATGCGATCATTACCTCAGACGCGACTATCCTCCAAGCACGCTCCGAGCAGGGAACGCGATGGGAGTTCAGCGTTCGGTTTGTGGATCACGATAAGTTGGCGTTGTTTCAAAACACCTTGGCTGATCACGAGGTCAGAATCCATATCGACCGTATCTACACGTTCGCCGAGGAGACCGATCACCGACGACAGTTCGATCTTTCGTTCGAACAACGGGAAGCGTTAGTGCTCGCAGTTCAGCGAGGCTACTTTGCGACGCCGAGCAAAGTGAGTCTCGACGAGTTAGCGGACGAACTCGGTATTACAAAACAGGCGGTCTCGGCCCGCATTCGGCGTGCCAACGAGAAAGTTCTCGAAACGACGTTGCTCTCCTCGGCAGTTGCGGAGCGTGGTGGTGATTAA
- a CDS encoding ATP-binding protein yields MSNEEVNSDTQEDGYPTARITPSRKAYNSVASDVGIPSAVGELLDNSLDSAALQGINPVEVTIEHRTTDDGTEEFVYRDRAGGVEQEDMGVFLGLGRSREKRADEQNVGTFGIGAKKALKRLGDRLTIGSRHLRADQGWQYTVEPEWFETTNEDDDPNQWEFPLKEVDLEEGGTELRIQELSFDWDHHKEEVTDWIRTTYRKFLDPNSELDLILKLTIKDESGRVVVNEEGEVITVDDEKAGPLSPPEEVEWTYSPWLRGLHPRQFIGLEFNDPDWSEPIQTRVTVGLLKKGSRKQSGTFIYCQNRLVEGNLTGKKGGYGITHNALNNFNPSQHKRLRIEIELFGDASDLPWNSDKSRIQSSHKALSYTEKGVYWWLRLMADRHMAAGEYGTFPHTAAVFEPYDPDSDYRTRSEPEVVRVGDRQTDLIQGKKDRIQINEKPSNNYNEIQEVAHLATAHARLGIVAKSMDDMGLGTRARPTYEVMLGVEFQKAFYDKEEGRFDSLGAALLTTDAKSVFSETDKQTDEDDKTDWAVIADHLTPVTELPDISSWKIEDEDIDDIDTERRRLEDAASEDINIDENGERRIWEETWRQPLYDAQLALYIEDREDGVSISDLPTTDYSVKSFSKQEDKNDVTDDEKADMPTESDVGSAASQDTYSPLDCPECGAELEGNICDKCGFEFDVTDDEIGKISVDEFDSDSAVANLKNDKSITSPERADVGPITLQEFCQSHAELFGDELSEDLLADDKQLEQFLEQFIRNQQQKISVASEYVDIDRLTEMQSASSD; encoded by the coding sequence ATGTCTAACGAAGAAGTCAACTCCGACACTCAGGAAGATGGGTATCCGACTGCAAGGATCACCCCGAGCCGGAAGGCGTATAATTCAGTTGCATCCGACGTGGGAATTCCTTCTGCGGTGGGTGAACTTCTCGATAATTCCTTGGATTCCGCCGCTCTCCAGGGAATTAATCCAGTTGAAGTGACAATTGAGCACCGAACAACCGACGATGGAACTGAGGAGTTCGTCTACCGGGATCGAGCAGGCGGTGTCGAACAGGAGGACATGGGAGTGTTCCTCGGTTTAGGTCGTAGCCGTGAGAAACGCGCTGACGAACAAAATGTTGGCACATTCGGGATCGGTGCGAAGAAAGCACTCAAACGTTTAGGTGATCGTCTAACTATCGGTAGTCGACACCTTCGAGCGGATCAGGGCTGGCAATATACGGTTGAACCAGAGTGGTTCGAAACCACGAACGAGGACGATGATCCGAATCAGTGGGAGTTCCCGCTCAAAGAGGTCGATCTTGAAGAAGGAGGAACTGAACTCCGCATCCAAGAACTTTCGTTTGACTGGGACCATCATAAAGAAGAGGTCACGGACTGGATCAGAACGACTTACCGAAAGTTCTTAGATCCTAATAGCGAACTCGACTTGATACTCAAACTCACGATTAAAGACGAAAGCGGGAGGGTTGTTGTAAATGAGGAAGGAGAGGTGATCACAGTAGACGATGAGAAGGCAGGTCCGCTTTCGCCGCCTGAAGAAGTCGAATGGACCTACTCACCGTGGCTCAGAGGCCTTCACCCGCGTCAGTTTATAGGACTAGAATTCAATGATCCAGATTGGTCGGAACCAATTCAGACGCGTGTTACTGTTGGTCTTCTCAAGAAAGGTAGTAGGAAGCAGAGTGGCACGTTCATTTACTGCCAGAATCGACTGGTTGAGGGTAATCTCACAGGAAAAAAGGGAGGATATGGCATTACCCATAATGCATTAAACAACTTCAATCCGTCTCAGCATAAACGGCTTCGGATTGAAATTGAGTTGTTTGGCGACGCTTCCGATCTTCCGTGGAACTCGGATAAGAGTCGCATCCAGTCGTCCCACAAAGCTCTATCATACACGGAGAAGGGGGTCTACTGGTGGCTTCGTCTAATGGCTGATCGACATATGGCCGCTGGTGAGTATGGTACTTTCCCACACACGGCTGCCGTGTTCGAACCATACGATCCCGACAGTGATTACAGAACCCGTTCAGAACCCGAAGTTGTTCGTGTCGGCGATAGGCAGACCGATCTTATACAGGGCAAGAAAGACCGGATTCAGATCAATGAGAAGCCATCGAACAATTATAACGAAATTCAAGAAGTTGCGCATTTAGCGACTGCTCATGCCCGACTGGGAATCGTGGCTAAATCTATGGATGATATGGGTCTGGGAACGAGAGCGAGGCCCACGTATGAGGTCATGTTGGGAGTCGAATTCCAGAAAGCATTTTATGATAAAGAAGAAGGGAGATTCGACTCACTTGGCGCTGCGTTGTTAACAACGGATGCGAAGTCTGTATTTTCAGAAACAGATAAACAGACCGATGAGGACGACAAGACCGACTGGGCAGTCATTGCGGATCACCTTACGCCAGTTACAGAACTCCCAGATATCTCATCTTGGAAAATTGAAGATGAAGATATCGATGACATTGACACTGAACGAAGGCGATTAGAAGACGCTGCTAGTGAAGATATTAATATTGATGAAAATGGTGAACGGCGAATTTGGGAAGAAACGTGGCGTCAGCCCCTATACGACGCCCAATTAGCACTCTATATCGAAGATCGTGAGGATGGGGTTTCCATCTCAGACCTTCCCACAACCGACTATTCCGTCAAGTCCTTCTCTAAGCAAGAAGACAAAAATGATGTTACAGACGACGAGAAAGCAGACATGCCAACGGAGTCAGACGTTGGTTCTGCGGCCTCACAAGATACATATTCCCCGCTTGATTGTCCCGAATGTGGGGCTGAATTAGAAGGGAACATCTGTGACAAATGTGGGTTCGAGTTTGACGTTACAGATGACGAAATTGGGAAAATAAGCGTCGACGAGTTTGATTCCGACAGTGCAGTTGCAAATTTGAAAAACGACAAGTCGATCACTTCCCCTGAACGAGCAGACGTTGGCCCAATCACTCTTCAAGAGTTTTGCCAGTCACACGCGGAGTTGTTCGGTGACGAACTCTCGGAAGATCTTCTGGCAGATGACAAACAACTTGAGCAGTTCCTCGAGCAGTTCATCCGCAACCAACAGCAGAAGATCTCCGTTGCTAGTGAGTATGTCGATATTGACCGTCTCACGGAAATGCAGAGTGCCAGCAGTGACTGA
- a CDS encoding IS5 family transposase, whose product MQTLPKSRLLQFVEKAFHLAQRATARYSSKFSKQRYTLHQHIVLLCLKIRKNTSYRTLLDELIEMPRIRNEIGLAEIPSPSTLCKAFHRLEMAVWRVLLNLSVALLPTNGVVSIDASGFDRSYASKHYTKRAKLTIKQLKVTLLIDTKANAILDIHVTTTRKHDSQIAPSLIRRNRNSIRILLGDKGYDDQTIRSLAREYEIRPLIKHREFTSLHYAWNARMDTDLYGHRSQSETVNSALKRKYGAFVRSRYWWKQFRELVIRCVVYNIEIDLSN is encoded by the coding sequence ATGCAGACTCTCCCAAAATCAAGGTTGCTTCAATTCGTAGAGAAGGCATTTCACTTAGCTCAACGAGCTACGGCCCGATACTCCTCCAAGTTCTCGAAGCAACGCTACACGCTCCACCAACACATCGTTCTGCTCTGTCTGAAAATCCGCAAGAACACGTCATACCGTACACTTCTTGACGAACTCATCGAGATGCCACGTATTAGAAACGAAATTGGTCTCGCTGAAATTCCATCGCCGTCAACACTGTGTAAAGCGTTCCATCGCCTTGAGATGGCTGTGTGGCGTGTGCTTCTCAATCTCTCGGTCGCGTTGCTCCCAACCAATGGTGTTGTCAGCATTGACGCGTCAGGCTTCGATCGAAGCTATGCATCCAAGCATTATACGAAACGAGCGAAACTCACTATCAAGCAGTTGAAAGTCACACTCTTGATCGATACCAAAGCGAACGCTATCCTTGATATTCACGTCACAACGACCCGAAAACACGATTCACAGATCGCTCCATCACTCATCAGGCGCAATCGCAACAGCATCCGTATCCTGCTCGGAGACAAGGGATACGACGACCAGACAATCCGATCGCTCGCACGGGAATATGAGATACGTCCACTCATCAAGCATCGGGAATTCACCTCACTCCACTACGCGTGGAATGCGCGGATGGACACTGATCTCTACGGGCACCGCAGTCAAAGTGAAACGGTTAATTCCGCTCTCAAACGGAAGTACGGTGCCTTCGTACGGTCACGGTACTGGTGGAAACAGTTCCGTGAACTCGTCATCAGGTGCGTTGTCTACAATATTGAGATCGATCTCTCCAACTAA
- a CDS encoding phospholipase D-like domain-containing protein: MSRNVGHAAALAVENPVRLWGVSTESVYAALDATARGQSLETALARYRRVELAATNEERDLETLVSLHRRLLVDLGLVDAEQESETGPVSEVGALVLCGEDPRSLLQTLAVARWRSARRLLRECLAIDGELPREEYDGLLRDDWEETVLTPLLGSFRLLTAYPTGVDVAGPDARAALDAYDATSTDVARASLYRRVLSSAMNLDAATAADVTGELLGAEPGTEIDPADVIGTLGEGYPRAIDRDAILEAVNEVQVEYEQAARRYRRLATGDVSVLERADEVPRVKSEDIDPPSTVASVDAVLDLVATITDGDLGLIDAGYVTDALDAEPYDCYRVLNDVPGLECELADETVEVARVPSDVAGTSRHDEYVEYLLDRHATISQRIDVLSDPEFELEGRHADANLVDRLDRLRDRQVAPTYFAYTLIDPESLGEEVMDDYAGDSRGLRRERARLRRWHEDRPSGLRSYTAMTDRLFSLGLEEDLDHRVLRIMTPFDDDTFSEYAAQLRRLLEHGFELRLLTRHTKAPWEWRRLRDNLLAQLESNRENVRIRTYSRFKTQQRITRDTDLRDLSEVGIHGKLHVIGAPDEGAALLGSANFMENSYHWNPECGVYTEQSAFVDSATEFFDIVWDIAEADQLSLERLQEIPERRFIPSYYS, encoded by the coding sequence ATGAGTAGGAACGTGGGACACGCCGCAGCCCTCGCAGTGGAGAACCCAGTCCGTCTGTGGGGTGTCTCGACCGAGAGCGTCTATGCCGCCCTTGACGCGACCGCCCGCGGTCAGTCCCTCGAGACCGCTCTTGCCCGGTATCGGCGGGTCGAACTGGCCGCCACGAACGAGGAGCGTGACCTCGAGACTCTCGTCTCGTTGCACAGACGGCTGTTGGTCGACCTCGGACTCGTCGACGCTGAGCAGGAGTCCGAAACTGGCCCGGTCTCGGAGGTCGGCGCGCTCGTTCTGTGCGGCGAGGATCCCCGATCCCTTCTGCAGACCCTCGCCGTCGCCAGGTGGCGAAGCGCCCGCCGCCTTCTCCGAGAGTGCCTGGCGATCGACGGTGAACTGCCCAGGGAGGAGTACGACGGACTGCTCCGCGACGACTGGGAGGAGACCGTCCTGACTCCCCTTCTCGGCTCGTTCAGGCTCCTGACCGCGTACCCGACCGGCGTCGATGTCGCCGGACCGGACGCGCGGGCGGCCCTGGACGCGTACGACGCGACCTCAACGGATGTCGCCAGGGCGTCGCTCTACCGTCGTGTGCTCTCGTCGGCGATGAACCTCGACGCCGCGACAGCGGCGGACGTCACGGGTGAACTCCTGGGCGCTGAACCGGGTACCGAGATCGATCCCGCGGACGTCATCGGGACGCTTGGAGAGGGCTACCCCCGAGCGATCGACCGCGATGCGATCCTCGAGGCGGTGAACGAGGTACAAGTGGAATACGAGCAGGCGGCCCGGAGATATCGCCGCCTTGCCACCGGCGACGTCTCGGTACTTGAAAGAGCTGACGAGGTTCCTCGCGTCAAATCCGAGGACATTGATCCACCCTCCACTGTCGCATCGGTCGACGCGGTCTTGGATCTGGTCGCAACAATTACTGACGGCGACCTCGGTCTCATTGACGCAGGCTACGTCACCGACGCCCTCGACGCTGAGCCCTACGACTGCTACCGCGTGCTGAACGACGTTCCCGGACTCGAGTGCGAACTCGCAGACGAGACCGTCGAGGTGGCGCGCGTCCCGTCCGACGTTGCCGGGACGAGTCGTCACGACGAGTACGTCGAGTACCTGCTGGATCGGCACGCAACCATCTCGCAGCGGATCGACGTTCTCTCGGATCCCGAGTTCGAACTCGAGGGGCGTCACGCCGACGCAAACCTCGTTGATCGCCTCGATCGACTCCGGGATCGGCAGGTCGCGCCAACGTACTTCGCGTACACGCTGATCGACCCTGAGTCGCTTGGCGAAGAGGTGATGGACGACTACGCCGGCGACTCCCGAGGTCTCCGCCGCGAGCGTGCGCGCCTCCGTCGCTGGCACGAAGATCGCCCGAGTGGCCTCCGGTCGTACACGGCGATGACCGACCGCCTGTTCAGTCTCGGGCTTGAGGAGGACCTGGACCACCGTGTTCTGCGGATCATGACGCCGTTCGACGACGACACGTTCAGCGAATACGCCGCGCAACTGCGGCGCCTTCTCGAGCACGGCTTCGAACTCCGTCTGCTCACTCGGCACACGAAAGCACCCTGGGAGTGGCGTCGTCTCCGGGACAACCTGCTCGCACAACTCGAATCGAATCGCGAGAACGTCCGTATCCGGACCTACTCGCGCTTCAAAACGCAACAGCGGATCACCCGCGACACAGACCTCCGCGACCTCAGCGAAGTCGGGATCCACGGCAAACTCCATGTCATCGGCGCTCCCGACGAAGGCGCCGCGCTGCTGGGTTCGGCGAACTTCATGGAGAATAGCTACCACTGGAACCCCGAGTGCGGCGTCTACACCGAACAGTCCGCGTTCGTCGACAGTGCCACCGAGTTCTTCGACATCGTCTGGGACATCGCCGAGGCCGATCAGCTCTCCCTGGAACGACTGCAAGAAATTCCTGAGCGGCGATTCATCCCGAGTTACTACAGTTAG
- a CDS encoding DUF7344 domain-containing protein, translating to MANDDPASTDKTSLSEVFDVLTHGSRQRILLELVDHNPRTAAEFEAEEFAGGEGNHDTLKIELHHAHLPALADAGFINWDSQTGTITRGPRFGEIEPLLTLIDDHQEELPTDWP from the coding sequence ATGGCAAACGACGATCCGGCCTCGACGGACAAGACATCACTAAGCGAGGTCTTCGATGTGCTCACCCACGGTTCCCGGCAACGGATTCTCTTGGAACTGGTCGATCACAATCCACGGACTGCGGCTGAATTCGAGGCCGAAGAATTCGCCGGAGGGGAGGGCAATCACGACACGCTCAAAATTGAACTCCACCACGCTCATTTGCCCGCTCTGGCGGACGCGGGGTTCATCAACTGGGACTCCCAGACTGGGACAATTACCCGCGGGCCCCGCTTCGGTGAAATTGAGCCGCTTCTCACATTGATTGACGACCACCAAGAAGAACTCCCGACCGACTGGCCGTAA